AGCAGCACGAGGCCGGTGACGGTCGCCATGAGGGCGTAGACGATCTTCTTCATCGGGGTCTCCTCAGACGGTGAAGGCTTCGAGGTGGACGCGCTCCGCGAGGACGCCCGCACGGCGCAGGTCGGCGCGCACGGCATCCATCCACGGCTGGGGCCCGCACAGGAACACGTCGGTGTCGGCGGGTCGCGGCGAGACGTAACGGATGAGGTCGGCCCCGGCCCACTGCGCGTGCGAGCTCGGCAACCACGAGGAGGCGGTGTGCGCCCGCGGTCCCGGAAGCGGCGCATGCCGCAGACCACGCTCCCGCACGAGGCGGTCGATGGCCTCGGCGCGCAGGGCGTCACCGGCGGTGTGGTCGCGCACGATGAGCGTCGCCTCGCCCGGTGCCCAGTCGGCTCCTTCGAGCATCGCGAGCAGCGGCGCGACGCCCGCACCGGCGCCGATCATGAGCAGGTGACCGCCGCGGCGTTCGTCGGCGGTCATCGTTCCGTACGGCCCCTCGATGAGCACCCGCGTGCCGGGGCGGAGCGCGGCGAGCCGCTGTGTGCCGTCGCCGACGAAACGGGCCGAGATGACGAGCTCCCCGCCGGCCGGGTCAGTGGAGAGAGAGAAAGGGTGTCCGCGCGTCCAGCCCGCGCCGTCGAGGAAGCGCCAGACGAAGAACTGACCGCCGCGGGCCTTCAGGGCGTCGATCCGGCGCCCGGTCATGCGCACCGAGACACCGCTCCGACCGTCGCGCTCGACAGCGCTGACCCGGATGCCGTGGCGCAGCGACCTCGCCAGCGGAAGCCCGAGGCGGAAGACGACGACCGTCGCCGCGGTCACTGCCCACATCGCCCACCAGTAGACGGTGGCGGCGGGCGAGACGGTAAAGTCGGCGCCCGTCCACAGCATGTGCGGAATGGCGAGGCCGAGGCCGAGGTAGCCGTACAGGTGCAGCAGGTGCCACGACTCGTACCGCAGACGCGTGCGCGCCTTGCGCACCGAGGTGACCACGACCAGCAGCAGCAGTCCGGTCCCCGCGGTCGCCAGCAGCATGCCCGGGTAGTCCCACACGAACTGCCACGCCTGCTCGAGGGGGTTGATGCCCGCCTGCACCGCGTACCCCAGAATCTGCAGGGTGATGTGCGCCGTGAAGAGCGCGAACGACCAGAAGCCGACGATGCGGTGCATGCGGGTGATGCCGTCGCGACCGAAGCCGCGCTCGAACAGCGGCACGCGCGCCATGAGCAGCACCTGGTAGAAGAGCAGGTTCGCGGATGCCAGGCCCGCGGCGCGACCGAGAGCGTTGAGCGAGTCCGCTCCCCCGGCCAGCAGCGACTGCACCTCGCCGCCCGCGACCCACACGGCCACGACGACGAGGCTCGTCGCCCAGATGACGACGATCGCCGCGAGGTTCCAGATGGCCCGGGAGTTCGGCGTGCGCCGCGGGACACGGCGAGCGCCGCGCACGGCGGCGGCGGGCGGGGCGGCGAGGGCGGGTGCTGCGGTCATGCGCTCAGCGTGCGGGAGGACTCCCCAGACGGCTCCAAGAATGCCGACGAGCGGGCTGATACATAGGGAACGCCTAGCTTCGGGCTTGCCCAAGGGGACATGTCGGCTTCGCGCTTCGGACCCGCGCGCGGCCGGGGGGACGCGCGCCTCGCGCTACCTCACGCCAGGAGTTCTGAAGAGATTCACGACGTTGCCGTCGGGGTCGCGGATCAGAGCCGACCGATTTCCCCACGGCATCGTGGTCGGTTCGAGGACGATGTCCTCACCCTCGAGCGGGAGTGCGGCGAACGCGGCATCGACGTCGTCGACCTCGAACTCGATGAACACGGATCGGTTGGCGGCGGGGACGAGAGCCCCGTCGAGCATTGCGACCGTGGCGGTGCTCGCGATCGCGAGCTTCGCCCCCGGGCCGCTGAACTGCGCGAAGACGGCAGCGGGGCGCTCTGCCTGCTGGCCGGTGACCCGTTCGTAGAAGGCGACGAGAGCGTCGAGGTCGTCGGTGACGATACGGAGGGAGGCGAACGGCATGGGATTCCTTCGGATGAGGTGACGAGTTGAACGCCTCAGCCTCACCGATGGTCGCGACACCGTCCTGTCGGTCTTTCCTGAAGTCCGTCGAGATCAGTCCTCGACCACCGACCGCAAACGCCCGTAGAGGATCCCGAGGTCCGCGGCCCGGACGGCTCGTTGCGCGGGGCGCTCCTCGGTCACCTCGATCGACAGCATCCGGTCTCCCCGGAACGCGCGCACCCCGTCACGCAGCCGACACCAGGCGATGAGATACCACTGCCTCTCCTTTCTGATGGACCCCAACGGTTCGACATCGCGAAAGGACTCGGCTCCGTTCGCGTCCTGGTAGCGGAGACGCACGACCCGGTCGGCGCGCAAGGCCGCGGCGAACTCGGGCGGCACGACGACTTCGTCCTCGCTCTCCAGGAAGTGGACGCGCGAAGCCGAGGCTCTCGCGCGGGCCGCGTCGCCGTCCGGCATGACCGCGAGAATCTTGCGGGCCGCCGTCCGCGCGGACTGTCGAAAAGGACTGCGCCCGAGGGTGCCGAGCCCGATCAGCACCGCCAGCGCCTCGTCGAGCGTGAACCCCGCCGGCCCCAGCGTCGCGGACGCGTCGATGACGTACCCACCGGTGCGGCCGGGTTCCGCCCAGATCGGCACGCCCGACTCTTGGAGAGCCGAAAGGTCGCGCTCGATGGTGCGGACCGACACCTCAAACCGCTCCGCGAGACGGCGGGCGCTGCGGGGCCGCGGCGAGGCGGCCCGCAGTTCCTCCACCAGCCCGTAGAGCCGATCCGTGCGATTCACGTCCCCATCATCCGCCACGTCACACGTGCCGTGAGGACGGGAGCCGATCAGTCGTCGAGATCCACCAGTACGGCGCTGCGCTCCCACAGCTGCCGGGCGATCATCGGATCGTCGGCCAGCCGGCTCGTGCGAGCGGGCTTGTTGTTGGCGTAGAAGCCGCCGGGCTCCCAGTCGATGCCGGGCTTGCCGAGGGCGAGCCACGTCAGGCGCGCGCCGCCCACCGCGGTCGAGGTCATGAGGCTCTTCGCCAACGGGCCGCCGTAGAGGAACTTCCACGGACCGCCGCTGGACGCGCCGAAATTGGAGGCGATCACCCCGGGGTGGAACGCCGCAGCCGACAGGCCGAACTCGCCGAACCGACGGTGGAGTTCCTTGGTGAACAGCACGTTGGCGAGCTTCCCATTGCCGTACGCAGCGGTCGACGAGTACCGCCTCTCGCCCTGCAGATCGTTGATGTCGAAGCGCGGGAAGAGCTTCGCGGCGGCGCTCGAGGTCTGGATGACGGACGCCTGCGACTGGAGCAGCCGCTCGAGAAGCAGATTGGTGAGCAGGAAGGGCGCGAGGTGGTTGACCTGGAAGGTCGTCTCGTAGCCGTCCTTCGTCAGGGTGCGCTCGCCGAAGACGCCGCCGGCGTTGTTGGCGAGGACGTCGATACGCGGGTACCTCTCGAGGAGGGATGCCGCGAGCTCCCGCACCTGCGCCAGGTCGCTGAAGTCCGCGACGAACGAGTCGACGCCGAGGGAGCGGGCGACCCGAGCGGTCTTCTCCGGGTTCCGACCGACGACGACGACCTCCTCGCCGACCTGCACGAGCTGCTTCGCGGACGCGGCGCCGATGCCGTCGCTGGCGCCGGTGATGACGATGGTGCGGGTCATGCGAACCTCCTGGTCGATGTGCGCCACGCTAACGCGGGCACCGAGGAGAACCGCGGGGCTTGCCCTCGGCATCCGCACCTCCCCGGAACTCACAGCCCGCTCCCAGCCCCGCGGGACCAAATCAGCGGGGCGCGACGTTCTTACCCATGTCGCCCGCTCCAGAGCGACACGACGAGAGGATACGAACCGTGAGCACGGAGTACCGGAAGACGTCGGAGGCGCTGAGCCGCCTCACCGACCACCAGTTCGCCGTCACGCAGGACGACGCCACCGAACCGCCGTTCCGCAACGAGTACTGGGACAACCACGAGGACGGCATCTACGTCGATGTCGTGTCAGGACAGCCGCTGTTCTCCTCGACCGACAAGTTCGAGAGCGGTTCGGGCTGGCCGAGCTTCACGAAGCCCATCGACGACGCAGCCGTCGTGGAGAAGACCGACCGGAGCCTCTGGATGACGCGCACGGAGGTGCGCTCGGCCGGGGCCGATAGCCACCTCGGTCATCTGTTCGACGACGGCCCGCACGATGCCGGCGGGCTGAGATACTGCATGAACTCGGCTGCCCTCCGCTTCGTGCCCGTCGCCGAACTCGAGGAACAGGGCTACGGCGCCTACCTCTCGCTGTTCCCGGAGAGCCGAGCCTCA
This portion of the Microbacterium testaceum StLB037 genome encodes:
- a CDS encoding VOC family protein — its product is MPFASLRIVTDDLDALVAFYERVTGQQAERPAAVFAQFSGPGAKLAIASTATVAMLDGALVPAANRSVFIEFEVDDVDAAFAALPLEGEDIVLEPTTMPWGNRSALIRDPDGNVVNLFRTPGVR
- the msrB gene encoding peptide-methionine (R)-S-oxide reductase MsrB, with translation MSTEYRKTSEALSRLTDHQFAVTQDDATEPPFRNEYWDNHEDGIYVDVVSGQPLFSSTDKFESGSGWPSFTKPIDDAAVVEKTDRSLWMTRTEVRSAGADSHLGHLFDDGPHDAGGLRYCMNSAALRFVPVAELEEQGYGAYLSLFPESRAS
- a CDS encoding helix-turn-helix transcriptional regulator; protein product: MNRTDRLYGLVEELRAASPRPRSARRLAERFEVSVRTIERDLSALQESGVPIWAEPGRTGGYVIDASATLGPAGFTLDEALAVLIGLGTLGRSPFRQSARTAARKILAVMPDGDAARARASASRVHFLESEDEVVVPPEFAAALRADRVVRLRYQDANGAESFRDVEPLGSIRKERQWYLIAWCRLRDGVRAFRGDRMLSIEVTEERPAQRAVRAADLGILYGRLRSVVED
- a CDS encoding SDR family NAD(P)-dependent oxidoreductase, translating into MTRTIVITGASDGIGAASAKQLVQVGEEVVVVGRNPEKTARVARSLGVDSFVADFSDLAQVRELAASLLERYPRIDVLANNAGGVFGERTLTKDGYETTFQVNHLAPFLLTNLLLERLLQSQASVIQTSSAAAKLFPRFDINDLQGERRYSSTAAYGNGKLANVLFTKELHRRFGEFGLSAAAFHPGVIASNFGASSGGPWKFLYGGPLAKSLMTSTAVGGARLTWLALGKPGIDWEPGGFYANNKPARTSRLADDPMIARQLWERSAVLVDLDD
- a CDS encoding ferric reductase-like transmembrane domain-containing protein, with translation MTAAPALAAPPAAAVRGARRVPRRTPNSRAIWNLAAIVVIWATSLVVVAVWVAGGEVQSLLAGGADSLNALGRAAGLASANLLFYQVLLMARVPLFERGFGRDGITRMHRIVGFWSFALFTAHITLQILGYAVQAGINPLEQAWQFVWDYPGMLLATAGTGLLLLVVVTSVRKARTRLRYESWHLLHLYGYLGLGLAIPHMLWTGADFTVSPAATVYWWAMWAVTAATVVVFRLGLPLARSLRHGIRVSAVERDGRSGVSVRMTGRRIDALKARGGQFFVWRFLDGAGWTRGHPFSLSTDPAGGELVISARFVGDGTQRLAALRPGTRVLIEGPYGTMTADERRGGHLLMIGAGAGVAPLLAMLEGADWAPGEATLIVRDHTAGDALRAEAIDRLVRERGLRHAPLPGPRAHTASSWLPSSHAQWAGADLIRYVSPRPADTDVFLCGPQPWMDAVRADLRRAGVLAERVHLEAFTV